Part of the Pseudomonas sp. M30-35 genome is shown below.
GTGTACTCATCGGTGTAGAGCGGATGATGAAGTGCCGGTCACTGACCAATGTGCTGGGTAACTGCGTAGCCTGTTTGACTATAGCCAGCTGGCACAAAGAGATAGATCGAGACAAATTAGCGCAGGTATTGGGCTAGCGGTTGGCGTTATGCCGGAGAAGTTTTAACACGTGTTTTGCGGGAAGGCATTGCGGCTTGCAACGTGCTTGAAGATGTTTATCCAGCCCGTGACGCAAAAGCGACCGGCACTTAGCCGGTCGCATGCGAGGTTAGTTAGATGCTTTCACCAGCTTGCCAAAGGCCTTGTCCAATTCAGCGTCAGCATCCAGCAAATGCTGACGGTGCTCAGTCATCCAGTTGCGATCAGCCTTCAAGCTTTTCTGCGCTTCAGCCAGCATGCGTTTAACCTCTTTTGGCTGAGGCCCGCCCGTGCCTTTACGTGATTCAACCATTGCGCGTGGCGATAATGTCGCCCGGAAAGCTGCTTCATCCAAAGGCAGTTTTTCCAGCTCCCACTTGTACTTCTTGGCCGCTTGGGTGAACAGCTTTTGTGCTTCGGCGTAGGGGAAGTTCTTCGGAAAGTAACCCTCTTGGCGCGCTGCACCAACTACCAGCGAAGCAAAGCTGTGGCCAATGCGAAACGGCACCTTGTACTCACGCTCGAGGGTGTCAGCCAGCTCCATTGAGGTGGTCCAGTCGGCGTCCAACTCTTCCATTGCACGCTCTGGATTGATCACCAATGCGGCCAGCACCTTGTCCAATCGCTTGAACATCTGAGTGGCCGAAGTAAACACTCCAAGCGAGTCGAATGCAGCCTTATAGTCAGTCATACCGGTGGTCACGTTGTGCGCCCGGATAGTCGTGGCGTTAGCCAGCCCAACGACGTCGGATGCAGACTCACGGGTGCGCATAAGCAGGCCCGGATTACGTTTCTGTGGCATGGCGCTACTGCTGTAGGTCGCCCCTTCCTCAAGCAGAAGCCACGGACGAGTCTGGTGATATTGGGTGTGAATATCACCGATCATGGCGCCGACACGGATAGCTGATGATGAAGCAATGCCAGCAGCTTCCAGCGGAATATCGAAGGTAGACACCTGGCCTGCATCGAGCGAGTTTTCGCGCAATCCATCAAAGCCCAATAGCTCGGCCAAACGCTCACGGTTCAGCGGCCATCCCGAGTTAGCCAATACAGCGGTGCCCATCGGGCTTAGGTTCAAACGCGCATAGAGCTCATGGATGCGTTGAGCATCTCGCTCGAACGAGGCTTCAAATGCCAACAAGTAATGTGCATAGCTGATCGGCATCGCTTGCACACCGTTGGTATATGCCGGGACCAGCGTATCGACGTTCTTCTCAGCAATTTTCAGCACGCGCTCGCGGACCTTATTCAAGGCATCGCTGTAGTCCAGCACCTGAGCACGCAGCACGGCCAAACGGTAGGTCGCGTACATATCCTGACGACTACGGCCAGAGTGAATCAAGGAAGCCTCTGGGCCGATTTTGTCGACCATGATCTTTTCAACCTGCAACACATCACTCGGTCGTTTGCCGTTTGGTTGCTTGGCTTGA
Proteins encoded:
- a CDS encoding argininosuccinate lyase, whose translation is MKFRKNLIHLAVAYSLFFSYSAQAANTADLPCRTTAECAAQAEKIGATVDKRSGKGGAYEEQFSWMNRINKASIVMLTEEGVVTPKLGHLIAGGVQHVIDQAKQPNGKRPSDVLQVEKIMVDKIGPEASLIHSGRSRQDMYATYRLAVLRAQVLDYSDALNKVRERVLKIAEKNVDTLVPAYTNGVQAMPISYAHYLLAFEASFERDAQRIHELYARLNLSPMGTAVLANSGWPLNRERLAELLGFDGLRENSLDAGQVSTFDIPLEAAGIASSSAIRVGAMIGDIHTQYHQTRPWLLLEEGATYSSSAMPQKRNPGLLMRTRESASDVVGLANATTIRAHNVTTGMTDYKAAFDSLGVFTSATQMFKRLDKVLAALVINPERAMEELDADWTTSMELADTLEREYKVPFRIGHSFASLVVGAARQEGYFPKNFPYAEAQKLFTQAAKKYKWELEKLPLDEAAFRATLSPRAMVESRKGTGGPQPKEVKRMLAEAQKSLKADRNWMTEHRQHLLDADAELDKAFGKLVKASN